The following coding sequences are from one Streptomyces sp. NBC_01232 window:
- a CDS encoding NAD(P)/FAD-dependent oxidoreductase yields the protein MSTRVTVVGGGVIALLTAVECVLDGHRVTVVDQGPIPHSRATSFDQHRILRALHPADPLTTAAALRAHRRWVELEELFLTRFYEQVGSLTVLPPAAAADAVAMLADAGGRVRELTAAGLAERYPHLHVGGGLGAVLEDEAGVLLAERVLAACVGWLKWQRGIDLIEHRAVTAVDGESGSVRLVDGRVLRSDAVLMAVGPWSRDLLPQSISERLTLYRQSLLYCRVPRHQAQAWAATPAIPALGTEGGAWLIPPVAGTALKLTSATACRTVDSITDYATDPYWQRRLEKEFGDLLPGFGPAWVTAAKDAYYSSFAETGGPLLVGLGGAGFAYAACGGTSFKFAPLIARSLADRLTGRSPSPTGLGALDGPPLDVHTPQLAGL from the coding sequence ATGTCGACGAGGGTGACGGTGGTGGGCGGCGGTGTGATCGCCCTGCTCACGGCGGTCGAGTGCGTGCTCGACGGACACAGGGTCACGGTGGTGGACCAGGGCCCCATCCCGCACAGCAGAGCCACCTCTTTCGACCAGCACAGGATCCTGCGGGCCCTGCACCCCGCGGACCCGCTGACCACGGCGGCCGCACTGCGTGCGCACCGCCGCTGGGTCGAACTGGAGGAGCTGTTCCTGACGCGGTTCTACGAGCAGGTCGGATCGCTCACCGTGCTGCCGCCGGCAGCGGCGGCGGACGCAGTGGCCATGCTTGCGGACGCCGGAGGGCGCGTCAGGGAACTCACCGCGGCCGGCCTGGCCGAACGCTATCCGCACCTGCACGTGGGCGGCGGCCTCGGCGCGGTACTGGAGGACGAGGCGGGCGTACTGCTCGCCGAGCGGGTCCTCGCCGCCTGCGTCGGCTGGCTGAAGTGGCAACGGGGCATCGACCTGATCGAGCACCGGGCCGTGACCGCCGTCGACGGCGAGAGCGGCAGCGTACGGCTGGTCGACGGACGGGTGCTGCGCAGCGACGCGGTGCTCATGGCCGTGGGCCCCTGGTCCCGGGACCTGCTGCCGCAGAGCATCTCCGAGCGGCTGACCCTGTACCGGCAGTCCCTCCTCTACTGCCGGGTTCCCCGGCACCAGGCGCAGGCCTGGGCGGCCACACCCGCCATACCGGCCCTCGGCACCGAGGGCGGAGCCTGGCTGATCCCGCCGGTGGCGGGCACGGCCCTGAAACTCACCTCGGCCACCGCCTGCCGGACGGTGGACTCGATCACCGACTACGCCACCGACCCGTACTGGCAGCGCAGGCTGGAGAAGGAGTTCGGGGACCTGCTGCCCGGCTTCGGCCCGGCCTGGGTCACCGCGGCGAAGGACGCGTACTACTCCTCCTTCGCCGAGACCGGCGGCCCGCTGCTGGTCGGCCTCGGCGGCGCGGGATTCGCGTACGCGGCCTGCGGTGGCACATCCTTCAAGTTCGCGCCGCTCATCGCGCGGTCGCTCGCCGACCGGCTGACCGGCAGGAGTCCGTCGCCGACCGGCCTCGGTGCGCTCGACGGGCCACCGCTGGACGTCCACACCCCGCAGCTCGCGGGGCTGTGA
- a CDS encoding MmcQ/YjbR family DNA-binding protein, which translates to MATVDDVRRLALSLPRTQEHLIRDRVKFRIGSIVYLALSRDESELGFAFPKEERAALVAAEPAKFFLPRESDLRFNWVESRLGALDPDELTELVTEAWRMVVPAKVARAHLDPPAATPLPPAPSLDELRAAAEVFNGFAGVDRSWHALREETGRALDLSLGAHRTALHRWLNSWGCRIRYPREGEPDTFGAGLAAWGERHPLAHTPLARLTAREISRFAAAYEELAALPIGRRSLGPTAASKALYALRPDSVMPWDAAIAQRLHGARDGAAFARHLELGRAWARAALEESGGLREADLCAGIGRPEVSLAKILDEYLYITITHAAADARRAADPAQRATTPPAP; encoded by the coding sequence GTGGCAACGGTGGACGACGTACGGCGGCTCGCGCTGAGCCTGCCGAGGACGCAGGAGCACCTGATCCGGGACCGGGTGAAGTTCCGGATCGGCTCGATCGTCTACCTCGCCCTGTCCCGGGACGAGAGCGAACTGGGCTTCGCCTTCCCCAAGGAGGAGCGTGCGGCGCTCGTCGCCGCCGAACCGGCGAAGTTCTTCCTGCCGCGCGAGTCCGATCTGCGCTTCAACTGGGTGGAGTCCCGCCTCGGGGCCCTGGACCCGGACGAGCTGACGGAACTGGTCACCGAGGCCTGGCGGATGGTGGTGCCCGCCAAGGTCGCCCGCGCGCACCTGGACCCGCCCGCCGCCACGCCGCTGCCGCCCGCGCCGTCCCTGGACGAACTACGGGCCGCGGCCGAGGTGTTCAACGGCTTCGCGGGTGTGGACCGGAGCTGGCACGCGCTGCGCGAGGAGACCGGCCGGGCCCTGGACCTCTCGCTCGGCGCGCACCGCACCGCCCTGCACCGCTGGCTGAACTCCTGGGGCTGCCGCATCCGTTACCCGCGCGAGGGCGAGCCCGACACGTTCGGCGCGGGGCTCGCCGCATGGGGGGAGCGGCACCCTCTGGCGCACACGCCGCTCGCCCGGCTCACCGCGCGGGAGATCTCCCGGTTCGCCGCGGCGTACGAGGAGCTGGCGGCGCTGCCGATCGGCCGCCGCAGCCTCGGTCCGACCGCCGCGTCCAAGGCGCTGTACGCGCTGCGGCCCGACTCGGTCATGCCGTGGGACGCGGCCATCGCGCAGCGGCTGCACGGGGCCCGCGACGGGGCCGCCTTCGCCCGGCACCTGGAGCTCGGCCGGGCCTGGGCGCGTGCGGCGCTGGAGGAGAGCGGCGGGCTGCGGGAGGCGGACCTGTGCGCCGGGATCGGCCGGCCCGAGGTGTCCCTCGCCAAGATCCTCGACGAGTACCTCTACATCACGATCACCCACGCGGCGGCGGACGCCCGAAGGGCCGCCGACCCGGCGCAGCGGGCAACGACACCACCCGCGCCCTGA
- a CDS encoding NB-ARC domain-containing protein gives MGRLERPLAPDAGPVTAFARELRRLRTAAGSPGYRDMATRAMFSASVLSDAAAGYRLPTLQVALAFAEACGGDRATWERRWHEAARAEGDDGTARPAVKAVQQHQENELRAADVRAVLPPPSQLPMEAQPLVGRRELLQRARALTAPSYGGQSPAAPLVISGQVGVGKTAFALRLAHELAVNLPDGQLYANLDPAADGRKDAAGIAGGFLEALGIPTDRIPSDPGQRIGLYRSLLNRRRLLVVLDGVQHERQIRELLIAAPESRIIITSRSRLLGLDGIGRIRLPALDRDESMELLARLLGSDRVGTEPRACLRLADACGDLPLALNLAGRRIAARPEWMLQDSVSELLGDGQGGQDGQDGPGGQRASGRFLARLQVGDDALSTRLDSAYRLLTPWARLMLRQFAGSDNPPSVDNVVYESADALAMLVERSAQPVEDLLERLLDAGLLDHSDLPGQYGLTPMARAYALTQPDPTEEDPVPAAARAGAHVRQSR, from the coding sequence GTGGGAAGACTGGAGAGACCACTGGCCCCCGATGCCGGACCAGTCACCGCGTTCGCCCGGGAATTGCGCAGGCTGCGGACCGCGGCGGGCAGTCCCGGCTACCGTGACATGGCCACACGCGCCATGTTCTCCGCGTCCGTGCTCTCCGACGCGGCCGCCGGATACCGCCTCCCGACCCTTCAGGTGGCCCTCGCCTTCGCCGAGGCGTGCGGTGGCGACCGCGCCACCTGGGAGCGCCGCTGGCACGAGGCGGCCCGCGCCGAGGGGGACGACGGAACGGCCCGGCCGGCCGTCAAGGCCGTGCAGCAGCACCAGGAGAACGAGCTGCGCGCCGCCGACGTACGCGCCGTGCTGCCGCCGCCCTCACAGCTGCCGATGGAGGCCCAGCCCCTGGTCGGACGGCGTGAACTGCTCCAGCGGGCCCGGGCGCTGACCGCCCCCTCGTACGGCGGACAGAGCCCCGCGGCGCCCCTGGTGATCAGCGGGCAGGTGGGGGTGGGCAAGACCGCCTTCGCCCTGCGGCTCGCCCACGAACTGGCCGTGAACCTGCCCGACGGGCAGCTGTACGCGAACCTGGACCCGGCCGCGGACGGACGCAAGGACGCCGCCGGGATCGCCGGCGGCTTCCTGGAGGCGCTCGGCATCCCCACCGACCGGATCCCGAGCGATCCCGGCCAGAGAATCGGCCTGTACCGTTCGCTGCTCAACCGACGGCGGCTGCTGGTGGTGCTGGACGGCGTCCAGCACGAGCGTCAGATCCGGGAACTTCTCATCGCGGCGCCCGAGAGCCGCATCATCATCACCAGCCGGTCGCGGCTACTGGGCCTCGACGGAATTGGCCGGATCCGGCTCCCCGCACTGGACCGTGACGAGTCGATGGAGCTCCTGGCCCGGCTGCTGGGCTCGGACCGCGTCGGCACCGAGCCGCGCGCCTGCCTGCGCCTCGCCGACGCCTGCGGGGACCTGCCGCTGGCGCTCAACCTGGCGGGCCGGCGCATCGCGGCCCGGCCCGAGTGGATGCTCCAGGACTCCGTGTCCGAGCTGCTCGGCGACGGGCAGGGCGGACAGGACGGACAGGACGGCCCCGGCGGACAGCGGGCGTCCGGCCGCTTCCTGGCCCGGCTGCAGGTGGGGGACGACGCGCTGAGCACCCGCCTGGACAGCGCCTACCGGCTGCTGACCCCGTGGGCCCGGCTGATGCTGCGCCAGTTCGCCGGCTCCGACAACCCGCCCTCCGTCGACAACGTGGTGTACGAGTCCGCGGACGCGCTCGCCATGCTGGTCGAGCGGTCCGCGCAGCCGGTGGAGGACCTCCTCGAACGGCTCCTCGACGCGGGGCTGCTGGACCACTCCGACCTGCCGGGGCAGTACGGGCTGACGCCGATGGCCCGGGCGTACGCGCTGACGCAGCCGGACCCGACCGAGGAGGACCCGGTGCCCGCGGCGGCGCGGGCCGGGGCGCACGTACGCCAGTCGAGGTAG
- a CDS encoding AfsR/SARP family transcriptional regulator, whose product MLLLEAGRVVPVARLVEATWEKDPPVTAAHQVRKAVADLRRRIPTGTEVIATDGPGYRVVVADDQVDLLEFGALTRAAAQALREGAQSAAAEALRAALALWRGSVLSGTGGPVIEAAATALEERRLAAAEQFFDLCLALGESGELISGLRALITQHPLRETLRGQLMLALYRSGRQAEALKEYGEVRGLLVDELGIDPGPRLARLYEAILRDSPELAAPERPAPVAAVPVRPAPEPVVPVTPAPEPVLPVPAVSEGAVPEAPAPAPSPAEPAREAPGTRAAPADAPCTLPHDLPDFTGRAKELAELFDYVQDEGRGSDRYARIVAIDGMGGMGKTTLAVRAAHRLADRYPDGQLHIDLHGFTPGRAPVTPAAALDSLLRTFGTPGDRIPEDLEGRTALWRSLLDGRRMLLLFDNAVDAAQIRPLLPASPGSLALITSRGRLLDLDGVEWVSIGMMEPEDSTSLMAETLGTTRVAAEPAASAELAELCGHLPLALRIATARLRNRPRWTVRYLVERLRDEKRRMDELSSGERSVAATLRLSYLAMDEEYRTAFRILSLYPCAGTDVYSAAALLGTTVRDAEDALEFLLDVHLVQQPDIGLYTFHDLVRSFAQSLRGSATADDDAEAVERLLGYYLTTSDAACEVLFPGRERRPTGLPPYQGERPAFRLADQAVRWFDREQAGLLAAASLAERSGHDRYAACLSRNVGFHLHTHGQLDEFWSVGHLAVAAARRLDDPALLGISLANLGAACWKLGRFEEGLEVATEARDTAVRVGDRHTEAHSEATIGLLMSMLGRYEEALPLLERSLTMAGELGNPREEAESLTMLSTLYERWGRFQDAATCARRAIEIDRDLGYRSNEIMALADLAFAQVGLGEYTDAHETLKRARDLCDETRSPGDVALVFAVSAQVAQERGDGTQARAFAERALLLGRTSGAPIRLAKVENVLGRLHMTWGEHEEALALHAHAHKIAAPMSFRAEEASALVGLARAADALGDSPTAAVHRAAAEELFEFMDLPDHRRTY is encoded by the coding sequence ATGTTGCTGCTCGAAGCCGGCCGGGTGGTGCCCGTAGCACGGCTGGTCGAGGCGACCTGGGAGAAGGACCCGCCGGTGACCGCGGCGCACCAGGTCCGCAAGGCCGTCGCCGACCTGCGGCGGCGGATACCCACCGGCACCGAGGTGATCGCCACCGACGGGCCGGGATACCGCGTGGTGGTGGCGGACGACCAGGTGGACCTCCTGGAGTTCGGCGCCCTGACCAGGGCGGCGGCCCAGGCCCTGCGGGAAGGCGCGCAGTCCGCGGCCGCCGAGGCGCTGCGGGCCGCCCTCGCACTGTGGCGGGGCTCGGTCCTGTCCGGGACGGGCGGACCGGTGATCGAGGCCGCCGCGACCGCGCTGGAAGAGCGCCGGCTCGCCGCCGCCGAGCAGTTCTTCGACCTGTGCCTCGCCCTCGGCGAGAGCGGCGAACTCATCTCGGGCCTGCGCGCCCTGATCACCCAGCACCCGTTGCGGGAGACGCTGCGCGGCCAGCTGATGCTCGCCCTGTACCGCTCCGGGCGGCAGGCCGAGGCGCTCAAGGAGTACGGGGAGGTCCGCGGGCTGCTCGTGGACGAGCTCGGGATCGACCCGGGACCCCGGCTGGCCAGGCTGTACGAGGCGATCCTGCGGGACAGCCCCGAGCTGGCCGCGCCCGAACGGCCGGCGCCGGTGGCCGCGGTGCCCGTACGTCCGGCTCCCGAGCCGGTCGTTCCCGTGACTCCGGCTCCCGAGCCGGTCCTTCCCGTACCGGCGGTGTCCGAAGGCGCCGTTCCCGAAGCCCCGGCCCCGGCCCCGTCCCCGGCGGAACCGGCACGGGAGGCACCGGGGACGCGGGCCGCGCCGGCCGACGCCCCGTGCACCCTGCCGCACGACCTGCCCGACTTCACCGGCCGCGCCAAGGAACTGGCCGAGCTCTTCGACTACGTGCAGGACGAGGGCCGGGGCAGCGACCGGTACGCCCGGATCGTGGCCATCGACGGCATGGGCGGCATGGGCAAGACGACCCTGGCGGTGCGCGCCGCGCACCGGCTGGCCGACCGGTATCCCGACGGGCAGCTCCACATCGACCTGCACGGATTCACCCCGGGCCGGGCTCCGGTGACGCCGGCCGCCGCGCTCGACAGCCTGCTGCGGACCTTCGGGACCCCCGGCGACCGGATTCCCGAGGACCTGGAGGGGCGCACCGCCCTGTGGCGGTCGCTGCTGGACGGCCGGCGGATGCTGCTGCTGTTCGACAACGCGGTCGACGCGGCGCAGATCAGGCCCCTGCTGCCGGCCTCGCCGGGCTCCCTGGCCCTGATCACGAGCCGGGGGCGGCTGCTGGACCTGGACGGCGTCGAGTGGGTGTCGATCGGGATGATGGAGCCCGAGGACAGCACCAGCCTGATGGCGGAGACCCTGGGCACGACCCGGGTGGCCGCCGAGCCGGCGGCCTCCGCCGAACTGGCCGAGCTGTGCGGCCATCTGCCGCTGGCACTGCGGATCGCGACCGCGCGGCTGCGCAACAGGCCGCGCTGGACGGTGCGTTATCTCGTCGAGCGGCTGCGCGACGAGAAGCGCCGTATGGACGAGCTCAGTTCGGGCGAGCGCAGCGTCGCGGCGACCCTTCGCCTGTCGTACCTCGCGATGGACGAGGAGTACCGCACCGCGTTCCGCATCCTCAGCCTGTACCCGTGCGCCGGCACCGACGTCTACTCGGCGGCCGCGCTCCTCGGTACGACCGTCCGTGACGCGGAGGACGCCCTGGAGTTCCTGCTCGACGTGCATCTGGTCCAGCAGCCCGACATCGGTCTCTACACCTTCCACGACCTGGTGCGCAGTTTCGCCCAGAGCCTGCGGGGCTCGGCGACGGCGGACGACGACGCGGAGGCCGTCGAGCGGCTGCTCGGCTACTACCTGACGACCTCGGACGCGGCCTGCGAGGTGCTGTTCCCGGGCCGCGAACGCCGGCCCACCGGTCTCCCGCCCTACCAGGGCGAACGGCCGGCCTTCCGGCTGGCCGATCAGGCGGTGCGGTGGTTCGACCGGGAGCAGGCGGGACTCCTGGCGGCCGCGTCCCTCGCCGAGCGGTCCGGCCACGACAGGTACGCGGCCTGTCTGAGCCGCAACGTCGGCTTCCACCTGCACACGCACGGACAGCTGGACGAGTTCTGGAGCGTCGGCCATCTCGCGGTGGCCGCCGCCCGGCGGCTCGACGACCCGGCGCTCCTCGGCATCAGCCTGGCCAATCTGGGCGCGGCCTGCTGGAAACTCGGCCGCTTCGAGGAGGGGCTGGAGGTGGCCACGGAGGCGCGCGACACGGCGGTCCGCGTCGGGGACCGGCACACCGAGGCGCACAGCGAGGCGACCATCGGGCTGCTGATGTCGATGCTCGGGAGGTACGAGGAGGCCCTGCCCCTGCTGGAGCGGTCGCTCACGATGGCCGGGGAACTGGGCAACCCGCGCGAGGAGGCCGAGAGTCTCACCATGCTCAGTACGTTGTACGAGCGGTGGGGCCGGTTCCAGGACGCGGCCACCTGCGCCCGCAGGGCGATCGAGATCGACCGGGACCTCGGCTACCGCAGCAACGAGATCATGGCCCTGGCCGATCTGGCCTTCGCGCAGGTGGGCCTCGGCGAGTACACGGACGCGCACGAGACCCTCAAGCGCGCCCGCGACCTGTGCGACGAGACGAGGTCGCCGGGGGACGTCGCCCTCGTGTTCGCGGTGTCCGCGCAGGTGGCGCAGGAGCGGGGGGACGGCACACAGGCCCGTGCGTTCGCCGAGCGGGCCCTGCTCCTCGGCCGTACGAGCGGCGCCCCCATCCGGCTCGCCAAGGTCGAGAACGTGCTCGGCCGGCTCCACATGACGTGGGGGGAGCACGAGGAGGCGCTGGCCCTGCACGCACACGCCCACAAGATCGCGGCGCCGATGAGCTTCCGCGCCGAGGAGGCGTCCGCGCTGGTGGGTCTGGCCCGTGCGGCCGACGCCCTCGGGGATTCCCCGACGGCGGCCGTGCACCGCGCTGCCGCCGAGGAATTATTCGAGTTCATGGACCTGCCGGACCACCGCAGGACGTACTGA
- a CDS encoding LysM peptidoglycan-binding domain-containing protein, producing the protein MGLFDFLKSDKKKAHDADEKAKEQAQQQAGEARRPPAGSAADAASATGAAAERMAAAAPPRPAPATPTPTSAAHKAVPAAPRPAVMPKPGAASSAAPGAMHTPTPHSAAHKAVPAAPMPKRVPGAMPGPAPTAGKRRYTVQPGDSLPAIARRELGNEARWRELYAMNQGVVGSSPDLIRPGMVIDLPGG; encoded by the coding sequence ATGGGACTCTTCGACTTCCTGAAATCCGACAAGAAGAAGGCGCACGACGCCGACGAGAAGGCGAAGGAGCAGGCGCAGCAGCAGGCCGGGGAGGCACGGAGGCCTCCCGCGGGTTCGGCGGCCGACGCCGCCTCGGCCACCGGGGCCGCCGCCGAGCGCATGGCGGCCGCCGCACCGCCCAGGCCCGCCCCCGCGACCCCGACCCCCACGTCCGCCGCGCACAAGGCGGTGCCCGCCGCGCCCAGGCCGGCAGTGATGCCGAAGCCGGGGGCCGCGTCCTCCGCCGCGCCGGGTGCCATGCACACGCCCACGCCCCATTCGGCCGCGCACAAGGCGGTACCGGCGGCCCCGATGCCCAAGCGGGTGCCCGGGGCGATGCCCGGACCGGCGCCCACCGCCGGGAAGCGCAGGTACACCGTCCAGCCCGGTGACTCGCTTCCCGCGATCGCCCGTCGCGAGCTGGGCAACGAGGCCCGCTGGCGCGAGCTCTACGCCATGAACCAGGGCGTCGTCGGCTCCAGTCCGGACCTCATCCGCCCGGGCATGGTCATCGACCTCCCCGGCGGCTGA
- a CDS encoding DUF5324 family protein — MSATEEEDPVTGKDSMRLAAESARESVRHATEVVAPYAESARDAAVHYAHEANERLAPKMSYAATSAAQHARTTYDCHLHPRLKAARAHVPPPVDRAATQAVHQTRRAARQAADYTQPKIESAIAAATPMAEEAASRSTAAIAALRGQVTAKEVQKLVRRHRRRERNGKILRGAALVGVLACVAVAAWKWWDQQSNPDWLVEPSAATEVPARDAAAASFDDELAEKEREAESGPEDKQL, encoded by the coding sequence GTGTCCGCCACCGAGGAGGAGGATCCCGTGACCGGCAAGGACAGCATGCGCCTGGCAGCCGAGAGCGCCAGGGAGAGTGTGCGGCATGCGACGGAAGTGGTGGCACCGTACGCGGAATCCGCCAGGGATGCCGCGGTGCACTACGCCCATGAAGCGAACGAGCGGCTGGCGCCCAAGATGTCGTACGCGGCGACCAGTGCCGCCCAGCACGCCCGGACGACCTACGACTGCCATCTGCATCCCCGTCTCAAGGCGGCGCGGGCCCATGTCCCGCCCCCCGTCGACCGGGCGGCGACGCAGGCGGTGCACCAGACGCGCCGGGCGGCGCGGCAGGCGGCCGACTACACGCAGCCGAAGATCGAGAGCGCGATCGCGGCGGCCACTCCCATGGCCGAGGAGGCCGCGTCACGGTCGACGGCGGCCATCGCGGCGCTGCGCGGCCAGGTGACGGCCAAGGAAGTGCAGAAGCTGGTGCGGCGTCACCGGCGGCGCGAGCGCAACGGCAAGATCCTGCGCGGTGCCGCACTGGTCGGCGTACTGGCGTGCGTCGCCGTCGCGGCGTGGAAGTGGTGGGACCAGCAGTCGAATCCGGACTGGCTCGTCGAACCGTCGGCGGCCACCGAGGTTCCGGCCCGCGACGCGGCGGCGGCGAGCTTCGACGACGAGCTGGCGGAGAAGGAGCGCGAGGCGGAGTCGGGCCCGGAGGACAAGCAGCTCTGA
- a CDS encoding peptidylprolyl isomerase: MAEKLYATLKTTHGDIEIELLENFAPKTVRNFVELATGTREWTRPTDGQKTTDPLYDGTVFHRVISGFMIQGGDPLGNGTGGPGYRFADEFHPDLAFTKPYLLAMANAGPGTNGSQFFITVAPTAWLTRKHTIFGEVTDPASRKVVDAIAGSATNPRTERPLDDVIIKSVVVEKR; the protein is encoded by the coding sequence GTGGCCGAGAAGCTCTACGCCACCCTGAAGACGACCCACGGCGACATCGAGATCGAGCTGCTGGAGAACTTCGCTCCGAAGACCGTCCGGAACTTCGTCGAGCTCGCCACGGGCACCCGCGAGTGGACCCGCCCCACCGACGGCCAGAAGACCACGGACCCGCTGTACGACGGCACCGTCTTCCACCGTGTCATCAGCGGCTTCATGATCCAGGGCGGCGACCCGCTGGGCAACGGCACCGGCGGTCCCGGCTACCGGTTCGCCGACGAGTTCCACCCCGACCTGGCCTTCACCAAGCCCTACCTGCTCGCCATGGCCAACGCCGGCCCGGGCACCAACGGCTCGCAGTTCTTCATCACCGTCGCGCCCACCGCCTGGCTGACGCGCAAGCACACCATCTTCGGCGAGGTCACCGACCCGGCCAGCCGGAAGGTCGTGGACGCCATCGCCGGCAGCGCCACCAACCCGCGCACCGAGCGCCCCCTGGACGACGTGATCATCAAGTCCGTGGTCGTCGAGAAGCGCTGA
- a CDS encoding rhomboid family intramembrane serine protease, with translation MDTDRLPGCYRHPDRDTGITCTRCERPICPECMISASVGFQCPECVRAGSGTGHHPTANAPRTIAGGVVAADPHLVTKILIGINVLMFFVALSDPVLARELALYGLYRDYFGGTLHGVSTGEYYRLLTSAFLHTEWWHVAGNMLALWVIGGPLEAALGRVRYLAVFLLSGLGGSALVYLLTEPNVATLGASGAVFGLLGATVVLAKRLRYEMRPVITMVVLMLVLTFVPLGGSLSVSWQAHVGGLITGALVGLGMLMPAAGRNRALVQWGTCGVAFLLAAMVIALRTAELT, from the coding sequence ATGGACACCGACCGTCTGCCGGGCTGCTACCGCCACCCGGACCGCGACACGGGAATCACCTGCACCCGATGTGAACGCCCCATCTGCCCCGAGTGCATGATCAGCGCCTCGGTCGGCTTCCAGTGCCCCGAGTGCGTCCGTGCCGGTTCCGGTACCGGGCACCACCCGACCGCGAACGCGCCGCGCACCATCGCGGGCGGAGTGGTCGCCGCCGACCCGCACCTGGTCACCAAGATCCTCATCGGGATCAACGTCCTGATGTTCTTCGTGGCGCTCTCCGACCCGGTGCTCGCCCGTGAGCTCGCGCTGTACGGCCTCTACCGGGACTACTTCGGCGGAACCCTCCACGGGGTTTCCACAGGTGAGTACTACCGGCTGCTGACCTCGGCGTTCCTGCACACCGAGTGGTGGCACGTCGCCGGCAACATGCTCGCCCTGTGGGTGATCGGCGGTCCGCTGGAAGCGGCGCTCGGCCGGGTCCGCTATCTCGCGGTGTTCCTGCTCTCGGGCCTGGGCGGCAGCGCCCTCGTCTATCTGCTGACCGAGCCGAACGTCGCGACGCTCGGGGCCTCGGGCGCGGTCTTCGGCCTGCTCGGCGCGACCGTCGTGCTGGCGAAGCGGCTGCGGTACGAGATGCGGCCCGTGATCACCATGGTCGTGCTGATGCTGGTGCTGACCTTCGTACCGCTCGGCGGCTCGCTCTCCGTGTCCTGGCAGGCTCACGTGGGCGGCCTGATCACCGGCGCACTGGTGGGTCTGGGCATGCTCATGCCCGCCGCCGGCAGGAATCGCGCACTCGTCCAGTGGGGCACCTGCGGGGTGGCGTTCCTGCTGGCCGCGATGGTGATTGCGCTCCGCACCGCGGAACTCACCTGA
- the crgA gene encoding cell division protein CrgA, producing the protein MPKSRIRKKDDYTPPPTRQPQSIRLTNRSWVAPVMLAFFLIGLAWIVVFYVTETQLPIEALGNWNIVVGFGFIAAGFGVSTQWK; encoded by the coding sequence GTGCCGAAGTCACGTATCCGCAAGAAGGACGACTACACGCCGCCGCCCACCCGGCAGCCGCAGAGCATCCGGCTCACGAATCGCAGCTGGGTCGCCCCGGTCATGCTGGCGTTCTTCCTGATCGGACTCGCGTGGATCGTCGTTTTCTACGTGACCGAGACCCAGCTGCCGATCGAGGCTCTGGGCAATTGGAACATTGTAGTCGGTTTCGGATTTATCGCCGCCGGATTCGGCGTATCCACCCAGTGGAAGTAG
- a CDS encoding DUF881 domain-containing protein: MSNSDDSSVGPRRRARPVRLLTAAVFALAGLLFVTSFNTSKGTNIRTDASLLKLSDLIKERSQDNAALEQSTAGVRSRVDTLAERDDGSTKAEDAKLAALRAASGTEELTGKGLTVTLNDAPPNATARIPNVPEPQPNDLVIHQQDLQAVVNALWQGGAQGIQVMDQRLISTSAVRCVGNTLILQGRVYSPPYKISAVGDPGALKKALAASPALQNYQLYVNAYGLGWKVDEHKALTLPGYSGTVDLHYAKPVAPTP, encoded by the coding sequence TTGAGCAATTCCGACGACTCCTCCGTGGGTCCCCGTCGCCGGGCCAGGCCGGTCCGGCTGCTGACAGCCGCCGTCTTCGCCCTGGCCGGGCTGCTCTTCGTCACCAGTTTCAACACCTCCAAGGGTACGAACATCCGCACGGATGCATCGCTCCTGAAGCTGTCGGACCTGATCAAGGAGCGCAGCCAGGACAACGCGGCGCTGGAACAGAGCACCGCGGGCGTGCGCAGCCGGGTCGACACGCTCGCCGAGCGTGACGACGGCAGCACCAAGGCCGAGGACGCGAAGCTGGCCGCCCTGCGCGCGGCCTCCGGCACCGAGGAGCTGACCGGCAAGGGCCTGACCGTCACCCTCAATGACGCCCCGCCCAACGCCACCGCCCGCATCCCCAACGTGCCCGAGCCGCAGCCCAACGACCTGGTGATCCACCAGCAGGACCTGCAGGCCGTGGTCAACGCGCTCTGGCAGGGTGGCGCCCAGGGCATCCAGGTCATGGACCAGCGGCTCATCTCCACCAGCGCGGTGCGCTGCGTGGGCAACACCCTGATCCTCCAGGGCCGGGTCTACTCGCCGCCCTACAAGATCTCGGCGGTCGGCGATCCGGGCGCGTTGAAGAAGGCCCTGGCCGCCTCGCCGGCCCTGCAGAACTACCAGCTGTACGTGAACGCGTACGGGCTCGGCTGGAAAGTGGACGAGCACAAGGCGCTGACACTTCCCGGCTACTCCGGCACAGTGGACCTCCACTATGCGAAGCCGGTGGCGCCCACCCCGTGA